A window of the Helianthus annuus cultivar XRQ/B chromosome 4, HanXRQr2.0-SUNRISE, whole genome shotgun sequence genome harbors these coding sequences:
- the LOC110936133 gene encoding origin of replication complex subunit 2 → MEDHDIDEDEFEFSRNYFLAKESGKSGKKSARKLSEIDLVDEQDLRAEVSKIEPKHEKEIASLIDSYKSLYNEWAFELQYGFGLLLYGFGSKKTLIEDFASTALTEYSVIVVNGYLQSINLKQVATAMAEVLWEQLKLQPRSASGGSIKSQQPFNSRSMDDLIAFLDGPHAPENESFVCLVIHNIDGPGLRDSESQHLLARIAACSHVRVVASIDHVNAPLLWDKKMVHVQFNWCWHHVPTFAPYKIEGVFHPLILAHGSASQSVKTATIVLQSLTPNAQSVFKVLAQHQLAHPDDEGMPIDVLFTSCRERFLVSSLVTLNSHLTEFKDHELVKLRRHSDGQDCLYIPLSKDALEKLVQEINQ, encoded by the exons ATGGAGGATCATGATATTGATGAAGATGAGTTTGAATTCTCCAGAAACTATTTTCTAGCCAAGGAGTCTGGAAAGTCCGGGAAGAAATCCGCTCGAAAGCTTTCCGAAATCGATCTCGTTGATGAACAG GATCTTCGAGCCGAGGTGTCTAAAATTGAGCCAAAACATGAAAAGGAAATTGCTTCATTGATAGATAGTTACAAAAGTTTGTACAATGAGTGGGCTTTTGAGTTACA GTATGGTTTTGGTCTTCTACTTTATGGTTTTGGATCTAAGAAGACTCTCATTGAAGATTTTGCCTCAACAGCTTTAACAGAGTATAGTGTGATCGTAGTTAATGGATATCTTCAGTCGATCAATCTTAAACAG GTGGCAACGGCAATGGCCGAAGTGCTATGGGAACAACTGAAACTACAACCAAGGTCTGCTTCCGGAGGCTCGATTAAAAGTCAACAACCTTTTAATTCCCGGTCAATGGATGATCTCATTGCTTTTCTTGATGGGCCCCACGCACCAGAAAACGAATCTTTTGTATGTCTTGTTATCCACAACATTGACGGGCCCGGGTTGCGAGATTCCGAATCCCAACATCTTCTAGCGAGAATCGCTGCTTGTTCTCATGTTCGTGTTGTTGCTTCTATAGACCACGTGAATGCACCTCTTT TGTGGGACAAAAAAATGGTTCATGTACAGTTCAATTGGTGTTGGCATCATGTTCCTACTTTTGCACCGTACAAGATTGAAGGTGTTTTTCATCCGCTTATTCTTGCTCATGGCAGCGCTTCACAAAGTGTCAAAACGGCAACGATAGTCTTACAGAGCTTGACGCCAAATGCTCAGAGCGTTTTTAAAGTTCTTGCACAACATCAACTAGCCCATCCTGATGATGAAG GAATGCCCATTGATGTGTTGTTCACAAGCTGTAGAGAGCGTTTTCTGGTCAGCAGTCTAGTCACGCTAAATTCCCATCTGACCGAATTCAAAGATCACGAATTGGTCAAACTACGAAGACACTCTGATGGACAGGATTGCTTGTACATTCCTCTCTCAAAAGACGCACTCGAAAAACtggtgcaggagatcaaccaatAG
- the LOC110936134 gene encoding uncharacterized protein LOC110936134 produces MSAKTTLNNQKTVSRAAIPRWSVYDNIKHLPSKPEVLMAEINSAISSLEYAKASKFLNSSAPLPKNKKSVDDGNISSSGLYDARRADEAYKAGLAYLAAGNLEEAFRSLNVALTKCPPNKTSAVAKLRSLISLTAQRLRKSTV; encoded by the coding sequence ATGTCAGCaaaaacaacactaaacaacCAAAAGACGGTTTCTCGGGCTGCAATTCCCCGTTGGAGCGTCTATGACAACATCAAGCATTTACCCTCAAAGCCCGAAGTTTTAATGGCTGAGATCAATTCGGCCATTTCATCTCTAGAGTATGCCAAGGCATCGAAATTCCTGAATTCTTCAGCTCCTCTTCCCAAAAACAAGAAGAGCGTTGATGACGGAAACATTAGTTCTTCTGGTTTATACGATGCCCGAAGGGCAGATGAAGCTTATAAAGCCGGGCTTGCGTATTTGGCTGCTGGCAACCTTGAGGAGGCCTTTAGGTCGTTAAATGTGGCTCTGACCAAGTGCCCGCCGAATAAGACTTCGGCTGTGGCTAAACTTCGGTCCCTCATTTCACTCACGGCTCAGCGGCTTAGAAAATCTACGGTTTGA
- the LOC110936135 gene encoding succinate dehydrogenase subunit 5, mitochondrial, whose translation MEKLMMMRSIYRSIARRSLAFTATAAVTTNHHCVRREIHHLRHSPASMLSSNHSSFAMGIGSTRCFSDGLTHLPDIKDGDIKLAFKELMAVNWDELPDTVVNKTKRALSKNTEDKTSQEALANLLRAAEAVEEFSGFLVTLKMEIDDSVGMSGENVKPLTDEVANALSVAFGRYYAYLDSFGADEGYLRKKVENELGMKLIHLKMRCSGLGGDWGKVTVLGTSGLSGSYIEHRA comes from the exons ATGGAGAAATTGATGATGATGAGGTCTATCTATCGTTCTATCGCACGTAGATCTTTAGCTTTCACCGCCACCGCCGCCGTCACCACCAACCACCACTGCGTCCGCCGTGAAATCCACCACTTGCGGCACTCTCCGGCGTCGATGCTTTCCA GCAACCATTCCTCTTTTGCAATGGGAATTGGAAGCACACGTTGTTTCAGTGATGGCTTGACACACTTACCAGACATAAAAGACGGTGATATCAAGCTTGCTTTTAAGGAACTTATGGCTGTAAACTGGGATGAATTACCAGACACTGTTGTTAATAAAACCAAACGAGCACTGTCTAAAAACACCGAAGACAAGACTAGTCAAGAGGCTTTAGCCAACCTTTTACGGGCTGCAGAGGCGGTTGAAGAGTTCAGTGGGTTTCTTGTGACTTTGAAAATGGAAATCGATGATAGTGTTGGGATGAGTGGCGAG AATGTGAAACCTTTGACCGATGAAGTTGCTAATGCACTAAGTGTAGCGTTTGGGCGTTATTATGCATACTTGGACTCTTTTGGAGCCGATGAGGGGTATTTGCGGAAGAAAGTTGAGAATGAGTTGGGGATGAAACTGATACATCTTAAAATGAGATGCAGTGGTCTTGGTGGTGATTGGGGAAAG GTGACTGTTCTTGGAACATCTGGACTTTCTGGTTCTTATATCGAGCACAGAGCGTAA